ACGATGACCTCCACCTCCAACATGGCCCTCAGCCTGATCGATGCGACCATCGACCGGCTGACCCGGCACGCGCCGTTCGACGGCATGGAGCGGGCGGATCTACAGTTTCTGGCGGCGCGTCTCAAGATCGCTTATTTTTCGTCCGGCACCGTCATTCTCGAGCCCGCGCCAGACGCTCCCGATTTTCTATACATCATCAAGCAAGGCGCGGTGCTGACCGAGGGCGTCTCAGGGGATTCCGGGTCAGCTCTGGGGCTACACGAAGGCGAGTGCTTCCCGATAGGCGCACTGCTGTCGAGTCGTGCGGTTACCAGCGTCTATCGCGCTTCGCAAGACACGTTTTGCTATCTGTTGACGCGCGCTGCGTTCAATGAGCTGATGCAGCGATCCCCCATTTTCCAGTCGTTCTGTACGCAGCGCATTGCCCACATGTTGCAAAACGCCCTCACCAGCGTGCAGGCTGATGCCGTGCTGCAAAGTAGTCAGGCGCCTCTCACGCGTCGGCTCGCGCAGGCAGTGGGCGAAGCGCCTTTTACCTGCGACGAAAGCACACCGATCCGGGCGGCGCTGGAACTCATGTATCGCGAGGGGGCAGGTTCGATTCTGGTGACCCGGGGCGAAGCGCAGCTGGCCGGCATTTTTACATTGCGCGATCTACTTGGCCGGGTAACCTTGGCCGGCGCGCCCCTTAGCGCGCCGATCGCCAGCGTGATGACGCCCGATCCGATCACCTTGCCGCCCGAAGCTTTCGCCTTCGAAGCGGCGCTTGCCATGACCCGGCACGGCATTCACCGCGTCGTCATCGCCGACGGTGGCAAACCAATCGGCGTGGTCTCCGAGAAGGATCTGTTTTCGTTACAGCGCATCGGCCTCACCGAAATCAGCCTGGCGTTACGCACCGCCGCTACGCTTCCGACTCTGGTTTCACTCGCAGGCGACATCCGTGGACTGGCGCGCAACCTGCTCGCACAAGGCGTCAGCGCCGCGCATCTGACACAAATTCTCTCGATGCTGAATGACCTACTGTCGCAGCGCGTGATCGAACTGGAGCTGCAGGCCGCTGGCCTCGATGTCTCGTGCTTCTGCTGGATCGCACTCGGCAGTGAAGGGCGGCGCGAGCATACGCTAGCGTCCGATCAGGACAACGGCATCATTTTCGCCGATCCGGCCGAGGGCGACGAAGACGCCATGCGCGACCAGCTGGTTCCGGTGGCGCGGCGCATCAACGAAGCGCTCGCGCAGTGTGGCTTCCCGCTTTGCCGCGGCGAAGTGATGGCGAGCAACCGCAAGTGGTGCTTGAGCCTCGCCGAGTGGAAGGCTGCGTTCCAGCAATGGATCTTGCAGGGCGATCCGGAGTCGCTGCTCAACGCCACTATCTTTTTCGATTTTCGCCCGCTTCACGGCGACGCCCGTCTCGCCGAAGCGCTGCGCGCGTGGCTGAACCAGGCGGCAGCCGATAACGACCGCTTCCTCTATCAGATGGCCGGGAATGCACTGACCAATCGGCCGCCGTTGGCCATAGTGCGGGATTTTGCGGTCTCCCAAGATGCAGAGCATCCGGGCACCATCGATCTCAAAGTCAATGGCGCCGGCGTGTTTGTCGAGACTGCCCGTATCTTCGCATTGGCGCACGGTGTGTCGCACACCAGCACCGCCGACCGACTTCGCCAGACCGCGCTTCGGCGCAATTCTCCCACGGCGGAATCGGAGGCGTGGGTGGAGGCTTTCCAGTTCGTTCAGCTTATGCGGCTACGACACCAGCAGCGGCAACTGGCGCGCAACGCCGCGCCGGACAATCATGTCGATCCGGATACGCTGAACCCGCTCGATCGGCGCATTCTCAAGGAATCGCTGCGCCTGGCCAAGACTTTGCAAAACCGGCTCGCGCTCGATTACCGTCTATGACTTGGCTATCCAACCTGGCACATCGGTTCGACAGGCCTGCGGAACTCGATGCCGAGACAAGGACGCGGGTGGGCGCGTGGCGGGCGAGTCGCGCCGGCGACCTGAAGAAGCCGCTGTCCCAAACGCGATGGGTGGTCGTCGATACGGAGACCACAGGGCTCGACCCAACGCGTGACCGACTG
This DNA window, taken from Burkholderiales bacterium, encodes the following:
- a CDS encoding CBS domain-containing protein, whose product is MTSTSNMALSLIDATIDRLTRHAPFDGMERADLQFLAARLKIAYFSSGTVILEPAPDAPDFLYIIKQGAVLTEGVSGDSGSALGLHEGECFPIGALLSSRAVTSVYRASQDTFCYLLTRAAFNELMQRSPIFQSFCTQRIAHMLQNALTSVQADAVLQSSQAPLTRRLAQAVGEAPFTCDESTPIRAALELMYREGAGSILVTRGEAQLAGIFTLRDLLGRVTLAGAPLSAPIASVMTPDPITLPPEAFAFEAALAMTRHGIHRVVIADGGKPIGVVSEKDLFSLQRIGLTEISLALRTAATLPTLVSLAGDIRGLARNLLAQGVSAAHLTQILSMLNDLLSQRVIELELQAAGLDVSCFCWIALGSEGRREHTLASDQDNGIIFADPAEGDEDAMRDQLVPVARRINEALAQCGFPLCRGEVMASNRKWCLSLAEWKAAFQQWILQGDPESLLNATIFFDFRPLHGDARLAEALRAWLNQAAADNDRFLYQMAGNALTNRPPLAIVRDFAVSQDAEHPGTIDLKVNGAGVFVETARIFALAHGVSHTSTADRLRQTALRRNSPTAESEAWVEAFQFVQLMRLRHQQRQLARNAAPDNHVDPDTLNPLDRRILKESLRLAKTLQNRLALDYRL